The Rufibacter sp. DG15C region AGCGCTATATCTTGTACAATGAGCGTTTCTTAAGCGCGGTGAACAACGCCGTGCGCACAGACTGGGCGGGCATCAGCATTTTGGCGCATGAGATGGGTCACCATTTGAATGGCCATACCCTGAACCAAGGCGGCAGCAATATCAATGATGAGCTAGAAGCCGATGAGTTCTCTGGGTTTGTGTTGCGGAAAATGGGTGCCAGCTTAAGCGAGACCCAGGCTGCCATCAAAGTATTGGCAGATGATTATGACAGCCGTACGCACCCAGGCAGGAACTCACGTTTAGCCGCCATCAACAAAGGCTGGCGCAACGCCGAAAGCCAGATTCTGGCCAGTTCCAAAGCCGGTACGCCTACTCGTTCTGTGGCAGCGCCTTCGCGGTCAGCGGCCATGGCTGCCACGCCGGCCCCAACCGCCAGAAGAGCCTCCGCTTCTAAAATGAACGCGCAGCACATTTTGCGTCAGGTGAAGCTGCAAAATGCTCCTGAAGAATTGATTTTCGTGACCACCGCCTACAACGTAGTACGAGAGACCGAAGACGGTTTTCAGGTAATTGGCAAGCTGCAGAAAACCGGAAGCCCTAACTTTCCTTATGTTCTAGAGAGTCAGTATCTGCCGTCCATCTTTGTGACCACAGACGGTCTGCTGCTCAACAAAGATGGCAAACGCGTGGGAGTCTTGACTACCTAAGCACACTGGTTTTAGAATGTATATTTTCAGAAGCGCGTCCTCTCACGGGGCGCGTTTTTTTTGTGATTGGTGGGTTGGTTTTCCGTTTTTGGCCTGTTTTCCAGAAAAGAGCCTAAAAACGGTGATGGATTTGAGGGCATGCGTTGGGCTATACTAGTTTTTGCAGTATCTTCCAGACCATGAAACAGCCATCATCATTTTCTGTAGGCCATTGGTTTTTGGGCGTGGCCCTGTGCGCCCTTAGTGTATCTTCCTGCGCCCAGAAGGGCTACCAAAGCTCCCAGGTGTTGCGGGACGTTGAGATCCTGGCCGCCGACTCCATGGGCGGCAGGCTGCCCAACACGCCTGGTCACGCCAAAGCTCAGCAGTACTTAATGAAACGCTTCAAAGAGGTAGGACTGACGCCCATTTTGCAACCCTTTCAGTTTACCTCTAGGGCTACCAAAGAGCAGACGCCTGGGTCTAACATCATAGGCACCATTGCGGGCAAGTCAGAGAAAGTGATTGTCATTACGGCACACTATGACCACGTGGGTACTCGTAATGGGATCATCTTTAACGGCGCGGATGATGACGCCTCTGGGATAGGTGCTTTATTGGCCATTGCTACCCATTTCAATGCCCAGAAGCCACAGCACACGCTTTATTTTGTGGCCTTTGACGCCGAGGAGCAGGGCCTGGCTGGTTCAAAAGCATTTGTAGAAAACCTGCCCATCGCTAAGGAAAGAATCCTCCTGAACGTGAACATGGACATGCTCAGCATCTCGGCTAAGAATGAGTTGTATGCGGCGGGCACGTTCCATTACCCGTGGTTAAAACCCATCCTAGACCAAGTTAAAACCCCTGAGGGACTCACCCTGAAACAGGGGCACGATAGGCCAGAGCAAGGGCACGATGACTGGACCTTGCAGTCAGACCATGGCAGCTTCCATAGAAAGCAGATTCCGTTTGTGTATTTTGGGGTGGAGGACCATCCGCACTACCACAAAGAGACAGATGAATTCAAGAACATCCACCAGCCGTTTTACCTTAAGTCTGTGGAGACTGTGTTGAACGCCGTTCAGCTTT contains the following coding sequences:
- a CDS encoding M48 family metalloprotease, whose product is MKKVLLTVLTSILLAGAAVTNPSVAEAKKGSVAFSSTPADTRDVIAEIIDVIGLKPRFEVRAANVPNAAATIINGKRYILYNERFLSAVNNAVRTDWAGISILAHEMGHHLNGHTLNQGGSNINDELEADEFSGFVLRKMGASLSETQAAIKVLADDYDSRTHPGRNSRLAAINKGWRNAESQILASSKAGTPTRSVAAPSRSAAMAATPAPTARRASASKMNAQHILRQVKLQNAPEELIFVTTAYNVVRETEDGFQVIGKLQKTGSPNFPYVLESQYLPSIFVTTDGLLLNKDGKRVGVLTT
- a CDS encoding M20/M25/M40 family metallo-hydrolase; its protein translation is MKQPSSFSVGHWFLGVALCALSVSSCAQKGYQSSQVLRDVEILAADSMGGRLPNTPGHAKAQQYLMKRFKEVGLTPILQPFQFTSRATKEQTPGSNIIGTIAGKSEKVIVITAHYDHVGTRNGIIFNGADDDASGIGALLAIATHFNAQKPQHTLYFVAFDAEEQGLAGSKAFVENLPIAKERILLNVNMDMLSISAKNELYAAGTFHYPWLKPILDQVKTPEGLTLKQGHDRPEQGHDDWTLQSDHGSFHRKQIPFVYFGVEDHPHYHKETDEFKNIHQPFYLKSVETVLNAVQLLDKQIPL